The candidate division KSB1 bacterium genome includes a window with the following:
- a CDS encoding family 16 glycosylhydrolase: MERRLLLVATCLVPVLTWAKDYRGAELRTRESYLYGRFEVRMKAAWGSGLLSSFFTYNDVDPNSRWNEIDIEILGRYPDDVQFNIIPPDRLNHVHHQFVPFDPSLDFHVYAIEWTDHYVAWFVDGVEVHRQTGTHVLALNRPQKIMMNIWQPAYVDWAGKWDPAVLPAFAYYDYVSYASYTPGRGNTGTDNNFTLQWKDDFDSWNQSRWQKATHTWDGNNCDFTPDNAVFRDGLMILCLTDPTHTGYVDRNPPKVLWARYEWGRLLVQFSERVDERSAADPARYAVFPGVRVHAAHLRPDGRSVLLDIDSLRLGQSYSLAVSGIRDVADPPNTLQGQVVSVAVPEVPSFPLRINAGGNAVAGFLADQPWSEASLYGYEEGTSFSQSPLLEIAGTDLDPIYRSERWGLARYNVRLAPGIYRLRLHLAENYFDQPGKRIFDIHVEDSLVVDDLDIYQRVGNHAALTIEVVTPVLDGELNIHFGAERDYALLNGLEVEPIATGIEGQALAPRGFSILPSYPNPARGDAKLVCEVYSPGELEISVLDIRGRVVERQWIPRIEPGEHLFRWLPRVPSGTYFYHIRFADERGGEEFLTQRVVVVK, encoded by the coding sequence ATGGAACGTCGTCTGTTGCTGGTTGCCACCTGCCTGGTCCCAGTCCTGACATGGGCCAAGGACTATCGTGGGGCTGAGCTCCGCACCCGCGAATCCTACCTCTATGGCCGCTTTGAAGTGCGGATGAAAGCCGCCTGGGGAAGTGGTTTGCTGTCCTCGTTCTTCACCTACAACGACGTGGACCCCAACTCGCGCTGGAACGAAATCGACATCGAGATCCTGGGGCGCTACCCCGACGACGTGCAGTTTAACATCATTCCCCCCGATCGTCTGAATCACGTGCACCACCAGTTCGTCCCCTTCGATCCGAGCCTCGATTTCCACGTCTACGCCATTGAGTGGACCGACCATTACGTGGCGTGGTTTGTGGACGGGGTGGAAGTGCACAGGCAAACGGGAACCCACGTCCTCGCCTTGAACCGCCCCCAGAAGATCATGATGAACATCTGGCAGCCTGCTTATGTGGACTGGGCGGGCAAATGGGATCCCGCGGTGCTGCCCGCCTTCGCTTACTACGACTACGTCAGCTATGCTTCCTACACGCCCGGCAGGGGCAATACGGGAACCGACAACAATTTCACCCTCCAGTGGAAAGACGATTTCGACTCCTGGAACCAGAGCCGCTGGCAGAAGGCAACCCATACCTGGGACGGCAATAACTGTGACTTCACCCCCGACAACGCGGTCTTCCGCGACGGGCTGATGATCCTTTGCCTTACGGACCCCACCCACACCGGGTACGTGGACAGAAACCCGCCCAAGGTGCTCTGGGCTCGCTACGAATGGGGACGCCTCCTTGTCCAGTTTTCGGAGCGGGTAGACGAGAGGTCGGCCGCCGATCCCGCCCGTTACGCCGTGTTCCCGGGGGTACGGGTGCACGCCGCTCACCTGCGCCCCGATGGCCGCTCCGTCCTGCTGGACATCGACAGCTTGCGCCTTGGGCAATCGTACAGCCTGGCTGTATCGGGGATCCGGGACGTGGCCGATCCGCCCAATACCCTGCAAGGACAGGTCGTTTCGGTCGCCGTTCCGGAGGTCCCTTCCTTCCCGCTGCGCATCAATGCGGGAGGGAACGCGGTAGCGGGATTCCTGGCGGACCAGCCGTGGTCCGAGGCGAGCCTCTACGGCTACGAGGAGGGGACCAGCTTCAGCCAATCGCCGCTTCTGGAAATCGCGGGCACCGACCTCGACCCAATCTACCGCAGCGAGCGCTGGGGCTTGGCACGCTACAACGTTCGCCTCGCCCCCGGGATCTATCGCCTGCGCCTGCACCTGGCGGAAAACTACTTCGATCAACCTGGCAAGAGGATCTTCGATATCCATGTCGAGGATAGCCTGGTGGTCGATGATCTGGACATCTACCAGAGGGTGGGAAATCACGCCGCCCTGACGATCGAGGTGGTCACCCCGGTTCTCGACGGGGAACTGAACATCCACTTCGGCGCAGAAAGGGACTACGCTCTGCTCAATGGTCTGGAAGTGGAGCCCATCGCCACCGGGATCGAGGGGCAGGCACTGGCGCCGCGGGGCTTTTCCATCTTGCCGAGCTATCCCAACCCCGCTCGTGGCGACGCGAAGTTGGTCTGTGAGGTCTACAGCCCCGGTGAATTGGAGATCAGCGTGCTGGACATCCGGGGCCGAGTGGTGGAACGGCAGTGGATTCCCCGCATCGAGCCCGGTGAACATCTGTTTCGGTGGCTTCCCCGGGTACCGAGCGGCACGTACTTCTACCACATCCGCTTTGCGGACGAGCGAGGCGGGGAAGAGTTCCTCACGCAAAGGGTGGTGGTGGTCAAGTAG
- a CDS encoding PorV/PorQ family protein, giving the protein MKGARKSSWLLLVPLAAVFMLAGVAQAQKPYRMGTTTANFLEIGYGTSGTAMGDAAVSMLRDVSSVYWNPAGMSYMEQSEVVFSYQPWLVDINTAFTAVGLVIPRVGTLGLNLIQVDYGDMDVTTVEYQEGTGEKYSATDLAIGFSYARRLAQWFGFGATGKYVSSKIWHTHATALAFDLGVIVQTHFFSPTGNREQGMAIGMSISNYGTKMRYDGIDLIQPIDILPYEQGNYRDVPGQFRLESWELPLLFRIGFSVKPFYSERQELTLAADAIHPNNNSESVNVGGEYRVTLPSTGTFYLRAGYKALFMPDSEYGLSFGGGMVLRMMNNAAVRVEYAYRNIGILGRVHAYSFGVLF; this is encoded by the coding sequence ATGAAAGGAGCACGAAAAAGCTCGTGGCTTTTGCTGGTGCCACTTGCGGCGGTTTTCATGCTGGCAGGGGTGGCGCAAGCGCAGAAACCCTACCGGATGGGAACCACCACCGCCAACTTCCTGGAGATCGGCTACGGCACCTCGGGAACCGCGATGGGCGACGCGGCGGTGAGCATGCTCCGCGATGTCTCCTCCGTCTACTGGAACCCGGCTGGGATGTCCTACATGGAGCAGAGCGAGGTCGTATTCAGCTACCAGCCCTGGCTGGTGGACATCAACACCGCCTTCACAGCCGTTGGATTGGTCATTCCGCGCGTCGGGACCCTCGGGTTAAACCTCATCCAGGTCGACTACGGGGACATGGACGTGACCACGGTCGAGTACCAGGAAGGGACCGGCGAGAAGTACAGTGCCACCGATCTCGCCATCGGATTCTCCTATGCGCGCAGACTGGCCCAATGGTTCGGGTTCGGAGCGACCGGAAAATACGTCTCGTCGAAGATCTGGCACACGCATGCCACAGCTCTGGCCTTCGACCTTGGGGTGATCGTCCAGACACACTTCTTTTCGCCCACCGGCAACCGTGAGCAGGGGATGGCCATTGGGATGAGCATCTCCAACTACGGCACGAAGATGCGCTACGACGGCATCGACCTGATTCAGCCGATCGACATCCTGCCCTACGAGCAGGGGAACTATCGAGATGTGCCCGGGCAGTTCCGCCTGGAGTCGTGGGAACTGCCGCTCTTGTTCCGCATCGGCTTCTCCGTGAAACCGTTCTACAGCGAGAGGCAGGAGCTTACCCTCGCCGCCGATGCCATTCACCCCAACAACAATAGCGAGAGCGTCAACGTGGGTGGGGAGTACCGCGTGACCCTGCCCAGTACGGGCACCTTCTACCTGCGGGCTGGGTACAAGGCCCTGTTCATGCCGGACTCCGAGTATGGACTCTCTTTCGGCGGCGGAATGGTCCTGCGGATGATGAACAACGCGGCGGTGCGCGTGGAGTACGCCTATCGGAACATCGGGATTCTCGGACGGGTTCACGCCTACTCATTCGGTGTGCTCTTCTGA
- a CDS encoding TonB-dependent receptor, producing the protein MKRRVSRFVLVGLVLHILASGLQGQTTGKIAGKVVDATNGEPLPAANVILEGTTRGAATDENGEFVILNVPPGDYTLAVRMIGYETVRMEHVRVSVNRTTNVQVQMNPTAIEGQVVVVQAERIEMKKDQTSSIRNVSADDIDKLPVESMGAIIALQPGVVHGHFRGGRLSEVAYLIDGLPVTEPFGGTGRIVDLEPESIKDLEVITGTFNAEYGRAMSGVVNAVTKDGTNRFDGSIYFSLANYLTPHKNIFIGLRDDEFDRNKDLRFQLSGPVLRDKLTFFTNFRWQDNKNHLNGVRRFRVDDYSNFEADDSTLWYSEHTGDSAYVPMNRSKNLSYLAKLTARPFSDVKMSLVWTANQDEWHDYNHMFKYNPDGMAATHRNSYLLAYELNHMLSARLFYELKLSYAYQYHGWYVYKDPQDPRYVHDKYFRSDPGFYTGGQQKGHDERWLRDYNAKFDLTWQVNKNHSIKTGAQFIQHDLDEQYKEIRNKYYGTDREQDFYEPITLPDSSIYSDIYRVKPREFSAYVQDKMEFDEMVINVGVRFDYFDPNHVYPSNRRNPANQLYFDDPMRMSTYPKAHAKYQVSPRLGLSYQLAQTALLHFSYGHFFQMPPLYAMYQNHAFRVAPNNYSTTMGNAEIHAQKTVQYEVGLWQQLTDAMALEVALFYRDIYDLLSTSVITTYNQIRYGLYSNKDYGNARGLEVKYDFRWRNVTAMVNYTLQYTRGNADYPTYNFNREGQNLDPIRILIPMSWDQRHTLNATVGYHTENYGATLTAYYNSGTPFTWQPISASTLARVNLLPNNSWQPSTYSVDFTGYYDVPLRGDLRLRFEMNVYNLLDRLNEVRVNPQTGRAYTAIIRETDIAGHRSDFNEYIDRVQDPSMYSAPRLVKFGVSLMF; encoded by the coding sequence ATGAAGCGGCGAGTGTCGAGATTCGTCCTCGTGGGACTAGTGCTCCACATTCTGGCCAGCGGTCTCCAAGGGCAGACCACAGGGAAGATTGCGGGCAAGGTGGTCGACGCGACCAATGGCGAGCCCTTACCTGCCGCGAACGTGATCCTGGAAGGGACTACGCGGGGTGCGGCCACCGACGAGAATGGGGAGTTTGTGATTCTGAACGTACCTCCCGGCGACTACACCCTCGCGGTACGAATGATCGGCTACGAGACGGTGCGCATGGAGCATGTACGCGTCTCGGTCAATCGCACCACCAATGTGCAAGTCCAGATGAACCCGACAGCCATCGAGGGGCAGGTTGTGGTGGTACAGGCCGAGCGCATCGAAATGAAGAAAGACCAGACCAGCTCCATCCGCAACGTCTCTGCCGACGACATCGATAAACTGCCTGTGGAAAGCATGGGCGCCATCATTGCCCTTCAGCCTGGAGTGGTGCACGGGCATTTCCGGGGCGGACGCCTCTCCGAGGTGGCCTATCTGATCGACGGACTGCCCGTGACCGAGCCCTTCGGCGGCACCGGTCGGATTGTCGATCTGGAACCGGAGAGCATCAAGGATCTGGAGGTGATCACCGGGACCTTTAACGCCGAGTACGGGCGGGCGATGAGCGGCGTGGTGAACGCGGTCACCAAAGACGGGACGAATCGCTTCGACGGTTCCATCTACTTCAGCCTCGCCAATTACCTCACGCCCCACAAGAACATCTTCATCGGTCTGCGCGACGACGAATTCGACCGCAACAAAGACCTCCGCTTCCAGCTGAGCGGACCGGTTCTGCGTGACAAGCTTACGTTCTTCACCAACTTCCGCTGGCAGGACAACAAGAATCACCTCAATGGGGTGCGCCGGTTCCGCGTGGACGACTACAGCAACTTCGAGGCCGACGACTCGACGCTCTGGTACTCGGAGCACACGGGTGATAGCGCCTACGTCCCAATGAACCGTAGCAAGAACCTTTCGTACCTGGCCAAGCTCACCGCTCGTCCGTTCTCCGACGTGAAGATGTCCTTGGTCTGGACCGCCAATCAGGACGAGTGGCACGACTACAACCACATGTTCAAATACAATCCCGATGGGATGGCGGCTACCCACCGCAATTCCTACCTGCTGGCGTACGAACTCAATCACATGCTCTCGGCACGGCTCTTCTACGAACTTAAGCTTTCTTATGCGTACCAGTACCACGGCTGGTACGTCTACAAGGATCCTCAAGACCCCCGCTACGTGCACGACAAGTATTTCCGATCCGACCCCGGCTTCTACACGGGAGGACAGCAGAAAGGGCACGACGAGCGGTGGCTGCGGGACTACAACGCCAAATTTGACCTCACCTGGCAGGTGAACAAGAACCACAGCATCAAGACGGGGGCGCAGTTCATTCAGCACGACCTGGACGAGCAATATAAGGAGATCCGAAACAAGTACTACGGCACCGATCGGGAGCAGGATTTCTACGAGCCGATCACCCTTCCCGACTCTTCCATCTACTCAGATATCTACCGGGTCAAGCCGCGCGAGTTCTCGGCCTACGTCCAGGACAAAATGGAATTCGACGAGATGGTGATCAACGTCGGGGTCCGGTTCGACTACTTCGATCCCAATCACGTGTACCCCTCCAACCGGCGCAACCCGGCTAATCAGCTGTACTTCGACGACCCGATGCGCATGTCCACCTATCCCAAGGCCCATGCGAAGTACCAGGTCTCCCCGCGTCTTGGGCTTTCGTATCAGCTGGCGCAAACGGCCCTGCTCCACTTCAGCTACGGCCACTTCTTCCAGATGCCGCCCCTCTACGCGATGTACCAGAATCACGCCTTCCGGGTGGCCCCGAACAACTACTCCACCACGATGGGCAATGCTGAGATCCATGCCCAGAAGACCGTCCAGTACGAGGTGGGTCTCTGGCAGCAGCTGACCGATGCCATGGCCCTTGAGGTCGCTCTGTTCTATCGCGATATCTACGACCTCTTGAGCACAAGCGTGATCACCACTTACAATCAGATCCGCTATGGGCTCTACAGCAACAAGGACTATGGAAATGCGCGCGGGCTGGAGGTCAAGTACGACTTCCGCTGGCGCAACGTGACGGCGATGGTGAACTACACCTTGCAGTACACACGCGGCAATGCCGACTACCCAACGTACAATTTCAACCGCGAGGGGCAGAACCTGGACCCGATCCGCATTCTCATCCCGATGAGCTGGGACCAGCGCCACACCCTGAATGCCACGGTGGGCTACCACACCGAAAACTACGGAGCCACCCTGACCGCCTATTACAACTCCGGTACGCCCTTCACCTGGCAACCGATTTCGGCCAGCACGCTGGCCCGGGTGAACTTGCTTCCGAACAATTCCTGGCAGCCGAGCACCTACAGTGTGGACTTCACTGGGTATTACGATGTCCCGCTGCGGGGTGATTTGCGGCTTCGCTTTGAGATGAACGTCTACAACCTCCTGGACCGGCTCAACGAGGTGCGGGTTAATCCGCAGACCGGGCGGGCGTACACGGCGATCATCCGGGAGACGGATATTGCGGGCCACCGCAGCGACTTCAACGAGTACATCGATCGGGTCCAGGATCCGTCTATGTACTCGGCGCCGCGCCTGGTCAAGTTCGGTGTGAGCCTGATGTTCTAG